Genomic DNA from Alkalihalobacterium alkalinitrilicum:
ATCTTAGAAGCGATCCCAGGTGTGAAGGTTGTCGAGATGGAACGTAGTCATGAAGACGCCATGTGCTGTGGAGCTGGTGGCGGTATGATGTGGACTGAAGATCACTCTGGACAACGTATTAATGTCGCACGTACTGAGCAAGCACTTGAAGTGAATCCAAGCGTTATCGGTAGTGGATGTCCTTATTGCTTAACGATGTTAAGTGATGGAACGAAAGCGAAAGAAGTGGAAGATGACGTAAAAACTATGGATCTTGCAGAAATTTTAGAAAAATCTATTGTGAAACAAGAAGAAAAAGTACTACAATAGTATATAAGAGTAGAGGCTGACCTTTTTAAGTCAGCCTCGCACTTATAAATTATAACTTGAATACTTTATTAATATAGCTATTTGAAAGCGCAAACAATGTAGAACGACTTTTTTAGTGTCGATTTATTTTTTTAAGATAACTAGCCGAGCGAACGCTCGGTCGAAATGAGGGGGAAACGTACAATGTCAACAACAGTTATTGTTGGGGGAGCAAGAACACCTTTTGGGAAATTTGGTGGAGGACTTGCATCGTTAACAGCGAGTCAACTAGGTGGGATTGCAATTAAAGAAGCATTGCGTAGAGCAGGTGTTGATCCAAATGAGGTTCAAGAGCTTATTATGGGGAATGTTCTACAAGGAGGACAAGGACAAATACCTTCTCGTCAAGCGAGTTCTTTTGCAGAACTTCCTTGGCATGTGACGACGGAAACTGTCAATAAAGTATGTGCTTCGGGCATGCGTAGTGTGACTATGGCTGATCAAATCATCCGTGCGAAAGATGCTGAAGTTGTTGTAGCGGGTGGTATGGAATCGATGAGTAACGCCCCATATTTTATTCCAAATGCAAGATGGGGAATGAGAATGGGTGATAGCAAGGTTGTTGACTTAATGGTTCACGACGGTTTAACTTGCTCATTCAACAAAGTTCATATGGGGACATACGGAAACTCTGTTGCAGAAGAACTTGGTCTTACTCGTGAGGCACAAGATGCTTGGGCCTACAGGAGTCATGAGCGAGCGCTCGCTTCGATTGAAACAGGCAAGTTTGCTGAAGAAATCGTTCCAGTTGAAGTTCCACAACGTAAAGGTGACCCAATTGTTGTTTCTCAAGATGAAGCACCACGCGCTGAGACATCAGTTGAAGGTCTTAGCAAATTAAAACCAGTATTCGGTAAAGAAGGTTCAATCACAGCAGGGAATGCACCAGGTGTAAATGATGGTGCAGGTGCACTTGTCCTTATGTCTGAAGAACGTGCAAAACAAGAAGGAAAGCAAGTATTAGCGAAGATCATTGGTCATGCAGCAATTTCAATTGAGCCAAAGGATTTCCCGAAAACACCAGGTTTAGTAATTAAGAAACTACTAGAAAAAACAGGAAAGACGTTAGAAGAAATTGCATTGTTTGAAATCAATGAAGCTTTCGCGGCAGTTGCCCTTGCAAGTAACCAACTAGCAAACTTAGACCCGGAAAAAGTGAATGTGAACGGTGGTGCCGTAGCGTTAGGACACCCAATTGGTGCTAGTGGTACACGAGTCATTTTAACATTAGCATATGAATTGAAGCGTCGTGGTGGTGGAATAGGTATCGCATCGATTTGTAGTGGTGGCGGTCAAGGTGACGCTATCATGATCGAAGTTTAATAGAAAAGCGGAAGCGGCCGTTCAGCGACGAAGGGACTGGAGCTCCACCGTATGAGATAAAGGAAACACGGTGAGGCAACGAACCGATGTTGACTTATCGTAAGGAGGAGAGCGAAGTCTACAAGGCGCTGGTCGCTAGAGCTAGACAATAGAAAAGCGGAAGCGACGGTTACAAACAAAACTAACAATAGTCAGATAGGAGAGAGTAGAAAATGGCAGTTCAAACAGTAATGGTAATTGGCGCAGGCCAAATGGGATCTGGAATTGTTCAAGTGCATGCAATGGCAGGAATTCAAGTTTATATGCACGACTTAAAAGAAGAATTTGTTGAAAAAGGTATGAACACGATTAAGAAAAACTTAGATCGTCAAGTCGAAAAAGGAAGATTGACAGAAGCTGAGCGAAATGAAATTGTAGCTCGTATCACCCTATCAACAGACATTCAAAATGCAGCAAAAGTAGATTTAGTTATAGAAGCAGCGGTTGAAAATATGGAGATTAAATCAAAGATCTTCAGTGAATTAGATCAAATTGCCCCTGAACATACAATTTTAGCAACAAATACATCATCTTTACCGATTACAGAAATCGCTGCATCTACTAACCGTCCAGAAAAAGTTATTGGGATGCACTTTATGAACCCAGTACCTGTTATGAAGCTAGTTGAAATTATTCGTGGATTAGCAACATCCGATGAAGTGTACGGTGTAATTGAAGATTTATCTCGTCAATTAGGAAAAACGCCAGTTGAAGTAAACGACTTCCCAGGTTTCGTATCAAACCGTATATTAATGCCAATGATCAATGAAGCGATCTATACAGTATTTGAAGGAGTTGCCACTCCAGAAGCGGTCGATGAAGTAATGAAATTAGGTATGAATCACCCAATGGGGCCTCTAACCCTTGCTGACTTTATCGGTTTAGATACGTGTCTTTACATTATGGAAACATTACATGAAGGTTTTGGTGACGATAAGTACCGTCCTTGCCCATTGCTTCGCAAATATGTAAAGGCAGGCTGGCTTGGTAAGAAATCAGGTCGCGGATTTTATAACTACAACTAAGATTAATATAGTGGAGTGATAACGATGAACTTACGTTTTACAGAAGAACAAGAAATGATGAGAAAGATGGTTCGAGATTTTGCCAATGAGAAAATTACTCCATTTATTGAAGAAATGGAAGAGAACGATACGTTTCCACGTGCAATCGTCGACCAAATGGGTGAACTGGGGTTAATGGGAATTCCCATTTCTGAGGAGTTTGGCGGAGCTGGGATGGACTTTACTTCTTATATTATCGCAATCAATGAACTATCAAGAGTAAGTGCAACTGTAGGGGTTATTCTTTCTGTACACACATCAGTAGGAACAAATCCAATCCTCTATTTTGGAACGGAAGAACAAAAGAAAAAGTATGTTCCTAAACTAGCTTCAGGTGAATATTTAGGAGCTTTCGGGTTAACGGAACCAGGAGCAGGATCAGATGCAGGAAGTTTAAAAACATCGGCCGTAAAAAAAGGTGATAACTACGTATTGAATGGTTCAAAAGTTTTTATTACAAATGGGGGCGAAGCGGATACGTATGTTGTGTTTGCGTCAACTAACCCTGAAGAAGGTTCTACTGGAATTTCGACCTTTATCGTTGAAAAAGATACACCTGGATTTACCGTAGGAAAGAAAGAAAAGAAAATGGGGTTACATGGTTCGAATACCGTTATGTTGATGTTTGAAGATGTGATTGTTCCAGCTGAAAACTTACTAGGCCAAGAAGGTGAAGGCTTTAAAATTGCGATGTCTAATTTAGACAATGGACGTATCGGAATTGCAGCACAAGCTCTCGGAATTGCAGAAGCAGCTCTAGAAGCAGCAACAAAATATGCAAAAGAACGTAAACAATTCGGTCGTGCTATTGGAACTCAACAAGGTTTAGCGTTTAAATTAGCGGATATGGCAACAAAAGTCGAAGCTGCAAGACTATTAGTCTATCAAGCGGCTAACATGAAAGATCGTGGCTTACCGTGTGGTCAACAAGCATCAATGGCAAAGTTATTCGCATCACGTTCAGCTGTGGAAGTGGCAATTGAGGCGGTTCAAGTATTCGGTGGTTACGGATATACGAAAGAATATCCAGTTGAGCGTTTCTTTAGAGATGCAAAAGTAACCGAGATTTACGAAGGAACAAGTGAGATTCAAAAGATTGTAATTAATAAATACCTTTTTGATTGATTAGAAAATTGTTCAAATAAGCTGTTCAAATTGTCTATAAATTAAAATGAATTTAGGGAGAGATCAAGATGAACTTTCAATTAACTGAAGAGCAAGAAATGCTAAGAAAAATGATTAGAGATTTTGCTGAAAATGAAGTAGCTCCAACGGCTGAAGAGCGTGATGAAGAAGAGCGTTTTGACCGTGCTATTTTCGATAAAATGGCTGAGCTTGGTATTACAGGTATCCCGTTCCCTGAAGAGTATGGCGGAATTGGAGCGGACTATGTAAGTTACGCTATCGCTGTTGAAGAGCTTTCACGTGTTTGTGCTTCTACAGGTGTTACACTATCAGCACACGTTTCACTTTGCAGCTGGCCAATCTACAAATTTGGAACAGAAGAGCAAAAGCAAAAATATTTACGTGCATTAGCTGAAGGGCGCAGTATTGGTGCTTACGGTTTAACGGAGCCAGGTGCAGGTTCTGACGTAGCGAGCATGAAAACAACAGCAAAAGAAGATGGCGACCATTACGTTTTAAACGGCTCTAAGATCTTCATTACAAACGGTGGAGTTGCAGACATTTATGTTGTTTTTGCTGTAACAGATGCAGATAAAAAGCACAAAGGCATTACAGCATTTATCGTAGAAAGTGACATGCCAGGATTTTCAGTAGGGAAGAAGGAAAAGAAATTAGGAATTCGTTCATCACCTACAGCAGAAATCATCTTTGAAGATTTACGTGTACCAAAAGAAAACATTCTTGGTAAAGAAGGCGAAGGATTTAAGGTTGCCATGATGACACTAGATGGCGGACGTAACGGTATCGCTGCTCAAGCATTAGGAATTGCACAAGGTGCATTAGATGCTGCTATTGGCTATGCGAAAGAGCGTAAACAATTTGGTAAAACAATTGGAGCACAACAAGGGATTGGCTTTAAACTAGCAGATATGGCTACAAAAATTGAAGCAGCTCGCCTATTAACGTATCAAGCGGCTTGGAAAAAGAGTGAAGGAATTCCAAACGGGCAAGAGGCTGCGATGTCAAAACTATTTGCTGGAGACACTGCAATGGAAGTGACAGTAGAAGCTGTTCAAGTATTTGGTGGATATGGATATACGAAAGACTATCCAGTAGAGCGTTATATGCGTGATGCGAAAATCACACAAATCTATGAGGGAACGCAAGAAATTCAACGTCTCGTTATCTCAAAAATGTTATTAGCAGACTAATAAAAGTGTGTTAGAGTAGTTCCAGGTACCTTTAATATAGTAAAGTGGTAAAGGTGCCTGGCACCGAAAGGAGGTCTTTGGTTGCGAAAAAAGAAAGTGCCTTCCATGGTAAAAGATCAACAACTTATTAAGAAGCGCCGCGAACAAATGATCAAAGGTGCTGTCAACTTATTTAAAGAAAAAGGCTTTCATCGAACGACTACTCGCGAGATCGCCAAAGAGTCGGGATTTAGTATTGGGACGTTATATGAATATATTGGGTCAAAAGAAGATATTTTATATCTCGTCTGTGACTCAATTTATG
This window encodes:
- a CDS encoding 3-hydroxybutyryl-CoA dehydrogenase, with protein sequence MAVQTVMVIGAGQMGSGIVQVHAMAGIQVYMHDLKEEFVEKGMNTIKKNLDRQVEKGRLTEAERNEIVARITLSTDIQNAAKVDLVIEAAVENMEIKSKIFSELDQIAPEHTILATNTSSLPITEIAASTNRPEKVIGMHFMNPVPVMKLVEIIRGLATSDEVYGVIEDLSRQLGKTPVEVNDFPGFVSNRILMPMINEAIYTVFEGVATPEAVDEVMKLGMNHPMGPLTLADFIGLDTCLYIMETLHEGFGDDKYRPCPLLRKYVKAGWLGKKSGRGFYNYN
- a CDS encoding acyl-CoA dehydrogenase produces the protein MNLRFTEEQEMMRKMVRDFANEKITPFIEEMEENDTFPRAIVDQMGELGLMGIPISEEFGGAGMDFTSYIIAINELSRVSATVGVILSVHTSVGTNPILYFGTEEQKKKYVPKLASGEYLGAFGLTEPGAGSDAGSLKTSAVKKGDNYVLNGSKVFITNGGEADTYVVFASTNPEEGSTGISTFIVEKDTPGFTVGKKEKKMGLHGSNTVMLMFEDVIVPAENLLGQEGEGFKIAMSNLDNGRIGIAAQALGIAEAALEAATKYAKERKQFGRAIGTQQGLAFKLADMATKVEAARLLVYQAANMKDRGLPCGQQASMAKLFASRSAVEVAIEAVQVFGGYGYTKEYPVERFFRDAKVTEIYEGTSEIQKIVINKYLFD
- a CDS encoding acyl-CoA dehydrogenase, with product MNFQLTEEQEMLRKMIRDFAENEVAPTAEERDEEERFDRAIFDKMAELGITGIPFPEEYGGIGADYVSYAIAVEELSRVCASTGVTLSAHVSLCSWPIYKFGTEEQKQKYLRALAEGRSIGAYGLTEPGAGSDVASMKTTAKEDGDHYVLNGSKIFITNGGVADIYVVFAVTDADKKHKGITAFIVESDMPGFSVGKKEKKLGIRSSPTAEIIFEDLRVPKENILGKEGEGFKVAMMTLDGGRNGIAAQALGIAQGALDAAIGYAKERKQFGKTIGAQQGIGFKLADMATKIEAARLLTYQAAWKKSEGIPNGQEAAMSKLFAGDTAMEVTVEAVQVFGGYGYTKDYPVERYMRDAKITQIYEGTQEIQRLVISKMLLAD
- a CDS encoding acetyl-CoA C-acetyltransferase, encoding MSTTVIVGGARTPFGKFGGGLASLTASQLGGIAIKEALRRAGVDPNEVQELIMGNVLQGGQGQIPSRQASSFAELPWHVTTETVNKVCASGMRSVTMADQIIRAKDAEVVVAGGMESMSNAPYFIPNARWGMRMGDSKVVDLMVHDGLTCSFNKVHMGTYGNSVAEELGLTREAQDAWAYRSHERALASIETGKFAEEIVPVEVPQRKGDPIVVSQDEAPRAETSVEGLSKLKPVFGKEGSITAGNAPGVNDGAGALVLMSEERAKQEGKQVLAKIIGHAAISIEPKDFPKTPGLVIKKLLEKTGKTLEEIALFEINEAFAAVALASNQLANLDPEKVNVNGGAVALGHPIGASGTRVILTLAYELKRRGGGIGIASICSGGGQGDAIMIEV